The Urbifossiella limnaea nucleotide sequence CTCCTCGATGCGGCGGTACATGCCGCGGATCGCGGCCGCGGTCAGGTCGCCGGTGTTCGTCTCCTTGATGTACACCTCGTTAACGCGGTCCGCGGCCGACGACACCTTGCGGGCGAAGGCGGTGGCCTCGGCCGCGGCGAGCGTCAGCCCCTCCTTCAGCTCGGTGCGGGCGGCCACGAACGCCGGCCCGACCAGGTCGCCGTCGGCGAGCCGCTGGTACAGCTTGCGGAGGTCCTGCTGGGCCTTCAGCTTCGGCATCCGCTTCAGCAGCGCGTTCCCCTCCTTCGCCAGCTCCTCGGTCACGGTGCCGGCCTTCGCCAGCGCGGCGAGGGTTTCGACGCGCTTCTTGACCTTGGCCGTCTCGTCGGGGTTGAACGTCAGCGGGAAGTGGCTCGTCTTGCCGCCGATGGCGACCGGCTGGCCCTCCTTCTCCTTGTTCGTCTTGCCGAGCTTGCGGGCCTCGTTCGGCAGTTCCTTGTCGAGGTAGCGCACGAGTTCGTCCGACGTGACGAGCCCGTCCGGCTCGTACCCGTCGCGGTAGCCCTCGGCCTCGCCCTTCCCCTTCAGCGCCTCGACGGTCAGGCTGCCGAACAGGCTGTTCTCGCCGCGGGCGATCGACTCCGACCCGATGAACCCGCTCAGCAGCAGGACGCGGTCCTGCGGGCGGACCGACTCCTCCTTGTCCTCGGAGCCGAACAGCAGCGCGTCCACGTCGTTGAGGTTCGGCTCGGCGATCTTCTCGGCCCCGGGGTCGAAGCCCTTGTATTGCACGTCCATCATCAGGAGGACGTTTTGCGCCTTCACCTTCTTGAACGACGGGGCGAGGTCGCTGCCGAGGACGACGGCGGTCTTGGCCCGGTCCTTCAAGACGGTGTTCGGGGTGAAGTAGACGGTCTTGTCGCCGGTGCTGGCGCCGCGGCCGAAGAAGGCGACGAGCAACAGGTCGTCCTTGCCCGTGCTCTCGACGGCGGCCTCGACGGCCTTGACGATGCCGTCGCGGGTGGCGACCTCGCCGCCGCGCTTGGCGTCGGGGGCGGACAGGAATAGCTTGGTGCGGGCAGCGGGGACGCCGAGGAATCGCGGGTCGGTCACCACGTCGTACAGCGCCTTGGCGTCGGCGTCGGCGGTCGGGCGGGCGGTGATCGCCTTATCCTGGTACTCGCCGGCACCAACGATCACGACGAACGGGCCGCCCGGCTTGGTCTCGGGTTCAGCGGCGGCGGCCCGCCCGCCGAACCCGGCGGCGAGCGCGATGAGGGCAAGAACTGTGTGGCGAGCGTTCATACCGGTGCCTTTCCTGGTCCCGTATCCGGGGGTGTCCCCAGCCTGAATTATTGTCCCGATCGGCGCAGGCGGGTCAACCGCAGTTGCGCAACGGCGCGGGGCGAGGTACTGGTGACTGGCCGCGGCGGGCGGTCCTGGTTCAACCCGTCGCCAGAAGCCCGATCAATGCTACGCCGCTCACCACGGCCAGGGCAACCGGTACCCGTCCGGCCGGGGCATCGCTCACGCCGCCCGGCGGCACCATCACCCCCCGCGGCCCGGTGGCGGCGGCCCGCGCCGACCACGCCGCCAACCCACAGCTGACCAGCACGACCGCGGCGAGCGCGAACAGGCCGATCGGGTACGACGCCAGTGCCCGCTCAAGCCCGCCGATCGGCACCGCGCCCACCGCGGCGAGGCCCGCGAAACCATTATTCGCCACGTGGACTGCGACCGGCACCCAGAGCGACCGCGAGCAGGCGTACGCGAAGTGCAAACACGCCCCCATAGCCGCGGTCACCAGCACATACGGCGGCGGGTACAGGTGCAGCAGCCCGAAGAACAGTGACGACAGGGCGACGCCGCCGACCCAGCCGTACCGCCCGACGTACCCGCGGCCGAGCAAGCCGCGGCACCACAGTTCTTCGACGACGCCCGGTCCGACGCCGACCGCCAGCAGCACGAACGCGGGGTGGAAACCGGCGAACAGTTCGCCGAGTTGGCCGGACTGGTCGAGGTGCTCTTCCATGCCGAACAGGCGGAACAGGAGTTGGGCCAGCCCGTCGCTGAGGATCACGAACGCCGGCAGCGCCAGCAGCGCGAGCCCGAGGTGCACGGGTGGCAGGCGTCGCAGCCCGACCTCGCGCGTCCACCCGCGGCCGACAACGACCCGGAACACGATCAACGTGAACAGCAGGCCGGCGAGGTAGCCGAGCGGGAACGACCATGCCAGCAGCGACACCAGCGCCGGCGGCAGCGAAGACACGCTGTTCGGCTTGCCGTCCGGAGGAGCGTCGGCGGCGGGGTCGCCGGCGGCGGCGAGCGCGAGGAAGCCGCCGACGACGATGACGATGAGCGTGCCGAACAGGACGACGGCGAACGCGACCGTGAGGAGGGTGCCGTCGAACAGCCCCGGCCGCGCGGCCGGGGGGCGGGTGACCAGCGGGGCGTCGTCGGCGCTCGCCATCGGTTCGGCCCCGTGTCCCGAGTGTGTCTCAGTACCGCACGTCGCCGCGGAACTCCAACAGCTGCTGAATCCACGGCGGCCGCCACGGGTTCCACGCCGGGTAGAACACGCTCAGCACCGAGAAGCCGAGCAGTACCGCCACCAACAGCCGACCCCACAGCCACCCGCCGAGCCGATCTGCGGCCGGCGGGATCGCCACGAGCCACAACGGCGTCAGCCAGAACAGCCAGCGCGGGCCGCTGGTGAAGCCGCCGTAATTGTTCGTCCTCGTGACGTAGAACGCCATCACCACTGCCGACACGGCCAGCGTCATCGCCGCGAACAACGGCGGTGTGAACACCGCCCCCTTCCCGCCCGGCGCGAGGCGGTCCAGCTGCTTCGCCGCGCCCGCCCCCGTCATCACCAGCCCGGCCGCGGCGAGCACCCACACCGGCGTCAGGCTGAACCAGCCGTGATGGCCGACGAGCAGGTGCGTCGCGTAAACGCTCTTCGGCTCGGCCGCGAAGTCGATCCCCGAGCGGCCCGGGTGGCCCACCGGCAGTT carries:
- a CDS encoding CPBP family intramembrane glutamic endopeptidase, giving the protein MASADDAPLVTRPPAARPGLFDGTLLTVAFAVVLFGTLIVIVVGGFLALAAAGDPAADAPPDGKPNSVSSLPPALVSLLAWSFPLGYLAGLLFTLIVFRVVVGRGWTREVGLRRLPPVHLGLALLALPAFVILSDGLAQLLFRLFGMEEHLDQSGQLGELFAGFHPAFVLLAVGVGPGVVEELWCRGLLGRGYVGRYGWVGGVALSSLFFGLLHLYPPPYVLVTAAMGACLHFAYACSRSLWVPVAVHVANNGFAGLAAVGAVPIGGLERALASYPIGLFALAAVVLVSCGLAAWSARAAATGPRGVMVPPGGVSDAPAGRVPVALAVVSGVALIGLLATG